One stretch of Anabrus simplex isolate iqAnaSimp1 chromosome 3, ASM4041472v1, whole genome shotgun sequence DNA includes these proteins:
- the LOC136866959 gene encoding zinc finger protein 569, with product MTKSSVMAGEGCDKTFNEGHTLVRHLTSQTKDRHYQCSTCSKEFKTKSNLKAHQIVHTGEGYQCSVCNKKFGTKATLVMHLRIHSSQKPFHCTFCTYSCVQFPQLRSHLRIHSGERPYGCSECGKTYTTKACLSAHLKTHAGEKYPCSICNTTFTLESSLRKHMPTHSGNKSFGCALCDKKYRRKSDITRHFKVHSGDRPYCCTRCDSKFRSKRDLVVHERYHSGQRPYRCIICSSTFSQLPHLKGHLRVHAGEKPYQCSVCDRRFTFSHSLSQHLKTHSGDKPFKCTVCGSSHYKLQHLKYHMRKHTGERPYHCSVCGSKFAYKPGLRSHMLTHTGERPYFCPICKRRFARKDYVKSHLHTHSEKAYHCAVCDTIFDSKDCLNKHFISHVGERP from the coding sequence ATGACCAAATCTTCAGTGATGGCCGGTGAGGGCTGTGATAAAACATTCAACGAAGGACATACCCTGGTACGCCATTTAACATCTCAGACTAAAGACAGGCACTACCAGTGCTCAACATGCAGTAAAGAGTTTAAAACGAAGTCGAACCTTAAAGCTCATCAAATTGTTCACACTGGAGAAGGATATCAGTGTTCAGTATGCAACAAGAAATTTGGTACAAAGGCAACCTTGGTAATGCATCTGCGGATTCACTCCTCGCAGAAGCCGTTTCATTGCACTTTCTGTACTTACTCATGCGTGCAATTTCCGCAACTTCGAAGCCATCTTCGAATTCATTCAGGTGAGAGGCCATATGGTTGCTCCGAATGTGGCAAAACATATACTACAAAGGCTTGTCTTTCGGCGCACCTTAAAACTCATGCTGGAGAAAAATATCCTTGTTCGATTTGTAATACTACTTTTACACTGGAGAGCAGTTTAAGGAAGCATATGCCAACACACTCTGGTAACAAATCGTTCGGTTGTGCTCTCTGCGATAAGAAGTACCGGAGAAAATCTGACATAACACGTCATTTCAAAGTCCACTCTGGTGACAGACCTTACTGTTGCACTCGATGTGATTCTAAATTTCGTTCTAAACGAGATCTTGTTGTCCATGAGCGATATCATTCCGGACAGAGACCATATCGCTGCATAATCTGCAGTAGTACGTTTTCGCAACTTCCACATCTAAAGGGTCACCTGCGTGTTCACGCAGGGGAGAAGCCATATCAATGTTCAGTTTGTGATCGCAGGTTCACATTCAGTCATTCCCTATCACAACATCTGAAAACACACAGTGGTGATAAGCCATTCAAATGTACTGTGTGTGGTAGTTCTCACTACAAGCTCCAGCACCTGAAATACCATATGCGGAAACACACTGGTGAGAGGCCTTACCATTGTTCTGTATGTGGTAGTAAGTTTGCCTACAAACCTGGCCTTAGATCCCACATGCTTACCCATACTGGTGAGAGACCATACTTTTGTCCTATTTGCAAACGAAGATTCGCTAGAAAGGACTATGTCAAATCACATCTGCATACCCATTCTGAAAAGGCATACCATTGTGCTGTATGCGACACAATATTCGACAGTAAGGATTGTCTTAATAAACACTTCATAAGTCACGTTGGAGAGAGACCATAA